A window of the Thermodesulfobacteriota bacterium genome harbors these coding sequences:
- a CDS encoding 2-hydroxyacyl-CoA dehydratase family protein — protein MAEEQKETKPKKRMTATRAAASVGAMVKEFITGALQARAEGKQKLAYTFIVCHHEEIFRALDVVPIWTENFAGICGAKRDAERFLQRAESLGLSRSLCTYALCGIGFDQWREELGQMPPDAPWGGMPRPDFMISSGQILCDPRSKWYQASQQFMPDVPIYNIDLPYPLFHPHRDHREVLGYYHRYIVQQLRGLVAFLEEQTKKKMDYDRLRELVDLSDRTWDLIEETYSLRKAVPCPMGTGDAMNTMVPINFMMATQRAYDFFVELKKELEEKIAKGEGEVENEKYRLMWGGGLPAWYALSDFNYFNSKGASFPVETTYRMVAPLKEMDLPETKDPIEHLAWRWLGYWTFWYDRARRRPGSEPDVERLIHRIEEYKIDGVVMHEAFSCRTWHVGLIWQLHQLAKIYKPIPVYVVGKDGQREKIYRELPSLILESDIIDITSYSEVDTRQKIDAFIETLESIRLNRAA, from the coding sequence ATGGCTGAGGAGCAGAAAGAGACAAAACCGAAGAAGAGGATGACCGCGACCCGGGCGGCCGCCTCGGTCGGCGCCATGGTGAAAGAGTTCATCACGGGGGCGCTCCAGGCCCGGGCCGAAGGGAAGCAGAAGCTCGCCTATACCTTCATCGTCTGCCACCACGAGGAGATCTTCCGGGCCCTCGACGTGGTGCCGATCTGGACCGAAAACTTCGCGGGCATCTGCGGCGCCAAAAGGGATGCCGAACGGTTCCTCCAGCGGGCCGAATCGTTGGGTCTATCCCGATCCTTATGCACCTATGCCCTTTGCGGGATCGGTTTCGACCAGTGGAGGGAGGAGTTGGGTCAGATGCCTCCGGATGCCCCCTGGGGCGGAATGCCGAGGCCCGACTTCATGATCTCCAGCGGTCAGATCCTCTGCGATCCGCGCTCCAAATGGTACCAAGCCTCTCAGCAATTCATGCCCGATGTGCCCATCTACAACATCGATCTTCCCTACCCTCTCTTTCATCCCCATCGCGACCACCGGGAGGTCCTGGGGTATTACCATCGCTACATCGTCCAACAGTTACGAGGCCTGGTGGCCTTCCTCGAGGAACAGACAAAGAAGAAGATGGATTATGACCGTCTGAGAGAGCTGGTGGACTTGAGCGACCGCACCTGGGACCTGATCGAGGAGACCTACTCGCTCCGAAAGGCGGTCCCCTGTCCCATGGGAACGGGCGATGCGATGAACACGATGGTGCCCATCAACTTCATGATGGCGACCCAGAGGGCCTACGACTTCTTCGTCGAACTGAAGAAGGAGTTAGAAGAGAAGATTGCCAAAGGAGAGGGCGAGGTTGAAAACGAGAAGTACCGGCTCATGTGGGGTGGGGGGTTGCCCGCCTGGTATGCCCTGAGCGACTTCAACTATTTCAACAGCAAAGGGGCCTCCTTTCCCGTGGAGACGACCTACCGGATGGTGGCCCCTCTCAAGGAGATGGACCTGCCGGAGACGAAAGACCCGATCGAACACCTGGCCTGGCGATGGCTCGGATACTGGACGTTCTGGTACGATCGGGCCAGGAGGCGGCCGGGTTCGGAGCCGGACGTCGAACGGCTGATCCACCGGATCGAGGAGTACAAGATCGACGGGGTCGTCATGCACGAGGCCTTCTCTTGTCGGACCTGGCACGTGGGCCTCATCTGGCAGTTACACCAGTTGGCCAAAATTTACAAACCCATTCCGGTCTATGTGGTGGGTAAGGATGGACAAAGAGAAAAAATCTACCGGGAGCTTCCCTCCCTGATCCTCGAAAGCGACATCATCGATATCACCTCCTATTCCGAGGTGGATACGAGACA